The region CGCGATGACGGATCCGGCCTCAGGCCACCGCGACCGCCCCGTCATGCCAGGGGCACCCACGTGCCCCGCTCGGCGGAGCGGGACATCGCGTCCAGCGCGGCCGCGCTGTGCACCGCGTCGGCCGGCGTCGCGCCGTACGGGGTGTTGTCGGCGATCGACCGCAGGAAGTGGTGGGCCTCGATGACCTTGAGATCGTCGTAGCCCATGCTGTTCGCGGAGCCCGGCTGGAAGGCCGCGTACTCGCCGTCCCAGGGACCGACATACACCGTGCTCACGGGCTGGTCCTGGTACGACGTACCCCTGCTGACGCCCAGTTCGCCCATGCGCCGGAAGTCCCAGAAGACCGCGCCCTTGGTGCCGTGCACCTCGAAGCCGTAGTTGTTCTGCTCGCCGACCGAGACCCGGCAGGCCTCCAGCACGCCCCGCGCACCGGAGGCGAAGCGGAGCAGACAGCTGACGTAGTCCTCGTTCTCCACCGGGCCCAGTTCGCCGCCCGTCGCGCGGGTGTGACCTGCGGTGGCGCCGGTCGGGCGGGCCCGCCGAGGCAGGAAGATCGCGGTGTCGGCGGTCAGTGCCTCGATCTCGCCGAGCAGGAAGCGCGCCAGGTCGACGCCGTGCGAGGCCAGGTCGCCGAGGACTCCGCTGCCGCCGCGCTCCCGCTCGTAGCGCCAGGTCAGAGCGCCCTCGGGGTGGGCCGCGTAGTCGCTGAACAGCCGGATGCGCACATGGGTGACGGTGCCGATCTCGCCGGAGGCGATCAGTTCGCGGGCGGCGGCGACGGCCGGTGCATTGCGGTAGTTGAAGCCGACCGTGCCCTGGACCCCGGCCTTGGTGACCGCGTCCGACACGGCGCGGGCGTCCTCGGCGGTCAGGCCCACCGGCTTCTCGATCCAGATGTGCTTGCCCGCCTCGGCCATGGCGAGGCCGATCTCGCGGTGCAGGAAGTTCGGCGCCGCGATGCTTACCGCCTGGACCCGGGGATCGGCGGCCACCTCGCGCCAGTCGCGGTGGGCGGCGGCGAAGCCGTACTGGGCCGCGGCCTCCTCCGCCCGGCCCGGCACCTCGTCGGCGACGGCGACCAGTTCGGGCCGCAGCGACAGCCTGGGGAAGTGGTGGGGCACGCGGGCGTACGCCTGGGTGTGCACCCGTCCCATCCAGCCGAACCCCACGACGGCAACGCCGAGCGAACGCACCATGACTGCCCCTTTTTGGACCGGTCCAACGATTTCCCGGCTCACACTGAAGGCCGTTGCAGTGCGTGTCAACCCCTTTGACAAGCTCACCCGCCGTGTGGAACGGTCCAGGAATGGAGCCATGCAGACCATGAGAGCACCGACGATTCGCGACGTCGCCGAGCGGGCCGGAGTGTCGAAGTCGCTGGTCTCCCTCGTGCTGCGCGGCTCCGACCAGGTCCGTGACGAGAAGCGGCAGGCCGTGCTGACCGCCGTCGAGGAGCTCGGCTACCGGCCCAACGCCGCGGCGCGCAGCCTCAGTGAGCGGCGCACCCGTACGGTCGGGGTGCTCCTCAACGACATGCGCAACCCCTGGTTCGTGGAGCTGCTGGACGGTCTGAACTCCCGGCTGCACGACTCAGGTCTGCACATGCTGCTCGCCGACGGCCATCTCAATCGCCGTCTGGGCGAGGACCTCACCCGTACCTTCGTGGACCTGCGTGTCGACGGTCTGATCGCCGTCGGCACCCTCCCGGCCGCCGAGGCGCTGCGGACGGCGGCCGGGCAGATTCCCACCGTGGTCGCGGGCGCCCGGGAGCCCGAGCTGCCCGGTGTCGACGTGGTCGCCAACGACGACGAGCGCGGCGCCCGCCTTGCCACCGAGCATCTCATCGGCCTCGGCCACCGCCGGATCGCGCACATCGCGGGGCGGGGGATGGTCGGTGAGCTGCGCCGCCGCAGCTTCGAGGCGGTCATGCGCGAGCACGGACTGGCCGCGGAGGCGGTCGTGGAGCAGGGCGACCTGACCGAGGAGGGCGGATACCGTGCCACGGTACGGCTGCTCAGCGCCCGCGAACGGCCCACCGCCGTCTTCGCGTTCAACGACATAGCCTGCGTCGGCGCCCTCTCGGCCGCGGAGGAACTCGGCCTCCAGGTGCCGCGTGACCTCTCCCTCGTCGGCTACGACAACACCTACCTCTCACGGCTGCGGCACCTGTGGCTCACCACCGTGGACAGCGCCGGCCATGACGTCGGCCGCCGCGCCGCGCAGTGCCTGCTCGACCGGATCGCCGACCCCGCCCGCCCGGGCGAGGTCGTCCTCACCGCTCCGGCCCTCGAGGTCCGCGGCACGACGGCGCCTGCGCGGGGATAGGACCCGTACGGCCGATACGGCCGCCGCGCAGGCGAGCGCGGTGTTCGCGGGGCCGTCCGGTTCCGGCAGGACCACGCTGCTGCGCGTGCCGGCCAGGCCTGCACCGGCCCGAAGCGGGCAACGTCCCGCTGGGCGGGCGGGCGGCCGGTCGGGGGCGCGGCACGGCGTCGCAGCCGTACGCACCATGGCGCATCCCACTCGTCCCGCGGGTCCCGCAGGTTCCGCGGGACCCGCGGGTCCCGCTGGGTACGCTCAACCCCTCCCACACTGTCGGCGCCGCGCCGGGCCGCCCGCGTAGATGGCCGGAGCCGGGGGGCGTCCTCCGTCGGGGACCGCCGAACGCGTGGCAGAGGTCCCCGGACAACCGGGCTTTCTCATCGAAGGGTTCGGCCGCCGCCTCTCGAGCCCCATGAGGGTCAGGGCAGCTGCTTCAGCAGTTCGGCGGCGAGGGGGGCGGAGGACGCCGGGTTCTGGCCGGTGACCAGGTTGCGGTCGACGACCACCTTGGGGGCCCACGGCTCGCCCTCCTGGAAGTCGACGCCCGCCTCGACGAGCCGGTCCTGGAGGAGCCACTTCGCCTTGTCGGCGAGACCGGCCTGTGTCTCCTCGGCGTTGGTGAACCCGGAGACCCGGTAGCCCGCGAAGGCGTTGGTGCCGTCCTCCTTCGTCGCGGCGAGCAGCGCGGCCGGCCCGTGGCACACCACGCCGAGCGGCTTGCCCGACTCCAGTGCGAGGGTGAGCAGTCGGCCGGAGTCCGCGTCGACCGCCAGGTCCTCCATCGGTCCGTGGCCGCCGGGGTAGAAGACGGCCGCGTAGTCGGCGAGGTCGGCCTCCGCCAGCTTGATCGGCCGCTGGAGCGCGGTCATCGACGCGAGGGCGTGCGCGATGCGGTCGGC is a window of Streptomyces mirabilis DNA encoding:
- a CDS encoding LacI family DNA-binding transcriptional regulator, whose translation is MRAPTIRDVAERAGVSKSLVSLVLRGSDQVRDEKRQAVLTAVEELGYRPNAAARSLSERRTRTVGVLLNDMRNPWFVELLDGLNSRLHDSGLHMLLADGHLNRRLGEDLTRTFVDLRVDGLIAVGTLPAAEALRTAAGQIPTVVAGAREPELPGVDVVANDDERGARLATEHLIGLGHRRIAHIAGRGMVGELRRRSFEAVMREHGLAAEAVVEQGDLTEEGGYRATVRLLSARERPTAVFAFNDIACVGALSAAEELGLQVPRDLSLVGYDNTYLSRLRHLWLTTVDSAGHDVGRRAAQCLLDRIADPARPGEVVLTAPALEVRGTTAPARG
- a CDS encoding type 1 glutamine amidotransferase domain-containing protein gives rise to the protein MSKILFVITGVDHWTLADGTRHPSGFWAEEAVAPYEAFEAAGHEVVVATPGGVVPTVDKGSLAPEVNGGQEGADRIAHALASMTALQRPIKLAEADLADYAAVFYPGGHGPMEDLAVDADSGRLLTLALESGKPLGVVCHGPAALLAATKEDGTNAFAGYRVSGFTNAEETQAGLADKAKWLLQDRLVEAGVDFQEGEPWAPKVVVDRNLVTGQNPASSAPLAAELLKQLP
- a CDS encoding Gfo/Idh/MocA family protein, with product MVRSLGVAVVGFGWMGRVHTQAYARVPHHFPRLSLRPELVAVADEVPGRAEEAAAQYGFAAAHRDWREVAADPRVQAVSIAAPNFLHREIGLAMAEAGKHIWIEKPVGLTAEDARAVSDAVTKAGVQGTVGFNYRNAPAVAAARELIASGEIGTVTHVRIRLFSDYAAHPEGALTWRYERERGGSGVLGDLASHGVDLARFLLGEIEALTADTAIFLPRRARPTGATAGHTRATGGELGPVENEDYVSCLLRFASGARGVLEACRVSVGEQNNYGFEVHGTKGAVFWDFRRMGELGVSRGTSYQDQPVSTVYVGPWDGEYAAFQPGSANSMGYDDLKVIEAHHFLRSIADNTPYGATPADAVHSAAALDAMSRSAERGTWVPLA